One Fimbriimonadaceae bacterium DNA window includes the following coding sequences:
- the cas2 gene encoding type I-E CRISPR-associated endoribonuclease Cas2 gives MLVIVLENAPPRLRGRLAVWLLEVRAGVYVGNYSVKVREHIWSQVEAGIGEGNAVMAWRCNNEAGFDFVTLGTNRRIPVELDGAKLVSFLPETGGEAASSQPSQ, from the coding sequence ATGCTGGTCATCGTACTTGAGAATGCGCCGCCGCGGCTACGCGGGCGACTGGCAGTGTGGCTCCTGGAAGTTCGGGCGGGAGTGTACGTCGGCAATTACTCGGTCAAGGTGCGCGAGCATATTTGGAGCCAAGTCGAGGCAGGAATCGGAGAAGGCAACGCCGTGATGGCGTGGCGTTGCAACAACGAAGCAGGATTCGATTTTGTGACGCTTGGCACGAATCGTCGGATTCCGGTGGAACTGGACGGCGCAAAACTTGTCAGTTTCTTGCCTGAAACGGGAGGAGAGGCAGCGTCCTCGCAGCCGTCCCAGTAA
- the cas5e gene encoding type I-E CRISPR-associated protein Cas5/CasD, translated as MPTLLLRLVGPMQSWGTTSRFDQRDTGKEPSKSGVVGLLAAAMGIDRENWTDLEPLSHLSMGVRHDRAGIPRRDYQTAQHIISADRSKIHETAVTTRDYLADAAFLVGVADEDNALLGRLHAALRNPVWPLALGRKSYVPSEPLWMEDAMQDLPLREALARYPWIATHRKWEDRPAQLLLSLESADGSGVLRMDQLLSSFAERRFGARFVRSEWIPFPEGVAHVSA; from the coding sequence ATGCCCACTCTACTGCTGCGCTTGGTCGGTCCCATGCAATCGTGGGGCACAACCAGTCGTTTTGACCAACGCGATACGGGGAAGGAGCCAAGCAAGTCCGGTGTTGTGGGCTTACTTGCCGCTGCCATGGGAATTGATCGGGAGAATTGGACCGATCTGGAACCGCTTTCGCACTTGTCCATGGGTGTTCGTCATGATCGGGCTGGTATCCCAAGGCGCGATTATCAAACAGCCCAGCACATTATCTCTGCAGACAGATCTAAGATTCATGAAACAGCCGTGACGACGCGAGACTATTTGGCGGACGCAGCGTTTTTAGTTGGAGTAGCGGACGAGGACAATGCGTTGCTGGGAAGACTGCACGCTGCGCTGCGTAATCCTGTCTGGCCTCTGGCTCTGGGCCGGAAATCTTATGTGCCATCGGAACCTCTTTGGATGGAGGACGCAATGCAAGATCTGCCGTTGCGCGAAGCATTGGCTCGGTATCCCTGGATTGCCACACACCGGAAATGGGAAGACCGTCCTGCGCAGCTTCTCCTGTCTTTGGAGTCAGCGGATGGTTCGGGCGTGCTTCGTATGGATCAACTATTGTCCTCGTTTGCCGAGCGGAGATTCGGCGCACGATTCGTTCGCTCAGAGTGGATTCCCTTTCCTGAGGGGGTGGCCCATGTTTCTGCATAG
- the cas6e gene encoding type I-E CRISPR-associated protein Cas6/Cse3/CasE, translated as MFLHRIYLDPRCREARRDLADPYQLHATLCRAFSRPEQKCPEGAVLWRLEPESGPEGCPRVLIQSRAIPDWAGIGVQGWLAKADAPIDLDGRLKLDALKSGQRYRFRLRANPCVSRNGKRLGLLQLVEQEQWIQRKGQAHGFVLPQRHSPVGSEQETPRVDVAVSQEQMLSGMQHHGNRIRIFSVLYDGVLTVTDADAFANVLRTGIGHGKTLGLGLLSVAPIA; from the coding sequence ATGTTTCTGCATAGAATCTATCTTGACCCACGTTGCCGTGAGGCCCGTCGCGACCTTGCCGATCCGTATCAACTGCATGCCACGCTATGCCGTGCGTTCAGCCGGCCTGAGCAAAAATGTCCAGAAGGAGCAGTGCTGTGGCGACTTGAGCCGGAGTCAGGTCCGGAGGGGTGTCCACGAGTGCTTATACAGAGTCGTGCGATTCCAGATTGGGCTGGAATTGGCGTACAGGGATGGCTTGCAAAGGCGGATGCTCCGATCGATCTGGACGGACGATTAAAGCTCGATGCGCTCAAGTCCGGCCAGCGGTATAGGTTTCGACTCAGAGCGAACCCTTGCGTGAGTCGCAATGGGAAGCGGCTGGGCTTGCTGCAGCTCGTTGAACAAGAGCAGTGGATTCAGCGGAAGGGGCAGGCACACGGGTTTGTGCTTCCACAACGACACTCGCCCGTTGGGTCAGAGCAGGAAACGCCTCGAGTCGATGTAGCGGTTTCGCAAGAACAGATGCTAAGCGGTATGCAACATCATGGAAATAGGATTCGGATTTTTTCGGTGTTGTACGACGGTGTGCTGACTGTGACCGATGCGGATGCCTTTGCAAATGTGCTGCGTACAGGGATCGGCCACGGCAAGACATTGGGCCTGGGGCTCTTGTCTGTGGCGCCGATCGCATGA
- the cas1e gene encoding type I-E CRISPR-associated endonuclease Cas1, producing MADILPPLKPIPIKERLSVLYIEYGHLDVLDGAFVVVDKNGVRTHIPVGGVVCLMLEPGTRVSHAACALAARVGTLLVWIGEAGVRLYSAGQPGGARADRLLYQAKLALDDELRLKVVRKMYALRFGEEPPQRRSVEQLRGIEGARVREMYKRVAAQAGVQWKARNYDVEDWDQGDIANRCLSAATACLYGVTEAAVLAAGYAPAIGFIHTGKPLSFVYDVADIYKFETVVPLAFRLAAKNPPNAEQQVRLACRDKFRETKLLERIIPGIEEMLAAGEIPRPTPFEEQVLPAIPNQDNIGDAGHRT from the coding sequence ATGGCTGACATTCTGCCGCCGTTGAAACCGATCCCGATTAAAGAGCGTTTGTCCGTGCTCTACATCGAGTACGGCCATCTTGATGTATTAGATGGGGCGTTTGTCGTCGTCGACAAGAACGGAGTGCGCACACACATTCCCGTCGGCGGGGTGGTGTGCTTGATGCTGGAACCGGGCACGCGGGTCTCTCACGCCGCCTGTGCGTTGGCGGCTCGTGTCGGCACATTGTTGGTCTGGATCGGTGAGGCCGGGGTCCGTCTCTATTCTGCCGGTCAGCCGGGTGGTGCGCGGGCCGATCGTCTGCTGTACCAAGCGAAACTCGCGCTCGATGATGAGCTGCGACTCAAAGTCGTGCGCAAGATGTATGCGTTGCGATTTGGCGAGGAGCCACCCCAACGCCGCTCGGTTGAGCAGTTGCGAGGGATCGAGGGGGCGCGTGTTCGCGAGATGTACAAGCGCGTGGCGGCACAAGCCGGGGTGCAATGGAAGGCTCGGAACTACGATGTCGAAGACTGGGACCAGGGGGATATCGCCAATCGGTGCCTGTCTGCCGCGACCGCGTGCTTGTATGGCGTCACAGAAGCGGCGGTGTTGGCTGCGGGGTACGCCCCGGCGATCGGGTTTATTCACACCGGCAAACCGCTCTCGTTCGTCTATGATGTGGCGGACATCTACAAATTTGAAACCGTTGTGCCCTTGGCCTTTCGGTTAGCGGCGAAAAACCCGCCCAATGCCGAACAGCAAGTGCGCCTGGCCTGTCGCGACAAATTCCGTGAAACCAAGCTGTTGGAGCGCATCATCCCGGGCATTGAAGAGATGCTGGCTGCGGGAGAAATTCCTCGTCCGACACCGTTTGAAGAGCAAGTCCTTCCGGCTATCCCTAATCAGGACAACATCGGCGATGCTGGTCATCGTACTTGA